The following are encoded together in the uncultured Sphaerochaeta sp. genome:
- the cas8c gene encoding type I-C CRISPR-associated protein Cas8c/Csd1 codes for MILQALKSYYDRLSADPNSDIAPIGWSKVEIPFVFIINYQGELIQIEDTREYKDKKLRAKSFFVPQGIKKTSGVAANFLWDSSTYVTGCFVKEGLEGAALEKAVGRATEQHAAFIGRIEQILPVSPKRNACIKFLNSIDEDTLQQFEIWEEIRDSNANTGIRFEDDLHLYCQDEEVKSVYPMKDSDSQQKVCLITGELDTPSLLHTAIKGVYGAQTSGANIVSYNLKPFLSYGKKQGENAPIGETAMFAYTTALNTLLAKDSKQRMQVGDASTVFWSERESLFETDFSLLFSEPSKDDPNANTQCIRSLFNAPKTGEYYASSQENRFYVLGLSPNAARLSVRFWLVGEISEFAKHIRQHFIDLGIQKSASEPEYYSIWRLLIQTAQQGKTENIPPNISGDFMQAILLGKPYPQSLLQAVLRRIKSDSEHRVNPPRAALIKAFLNRLMRYHPESDEKELQMALDIEQTSIGYQLGRLMAALEKIQEEANPGINSTITDRYYGAACSTPVTVFGTLMRLMRYHLDKIETQGRRVYFEKLVGEIVGRISEFPAHLGIYEQGKFAVGYYHQRQAFYTKKDSE; via the coding sequence ATGATTTTACAGGCACTAAAAAGTTATTATGATCGCTTATCTGCAGATCCAAACAGTGATATAGCCCCTATAGGATGGTCCAAGGTAGAAATTCCTTTTGTTTTTATCATCAATTATCAGGGTGAGTTAATACAAATTGAGGACACCAGAGAGTACAAAGATAAGAAGCTCAGAGCAAAATCATTTTTTGTACCTCAGGGCATTAAGAAAACATCTGGGGTAGCAGCAAATTTCTTATGGGATTCTTCAACTTATGTAACTGGGTGTTTTGTAAAAGAAGGGCTTGAAGGTGCTGCGCTGGAAAAAGCGGTTGGACGCGCTACTGAACAACATGCAGCTTTCATAGGGAGAATAGAACAAATTCTGCCAGTATCTCCAAAAAGAAACGCATGTATAAAATTTCTTAACAGTATCGATGAAGATACTTTACAACAATTTGAAATATGGGAAGAAATCCGAGATAGTAATGCAAATACTGGGATTAGGTTCGAAGATGATTTGCATCTCTATTGTCAAGATGAAGAAGTGAAATCCGTCTACCCGATGAAGGATAGCGATTCTCAGCAGAAAGTCTGTCTGATAACCGGTGAATTGGATACTCCAAGTCTATTGCATACTGCTATCAAAGGGGTGTACGGAGCACAAACTTCTGGAGCAAATATTGTATCATATAATTTAAAACCATTTTTATCCTATGGGAAAAAACAAGGTGAAAACGCACCAATTGGGGAAACAGCAATGTTTGCCTATACTACGGCCTTGAATACCTTACTTGCTAAAGACTCGAAGCAACGTATGCAGGTAGGAGATGCTTCCACAGTGTTTTGGTCAGAGCGGGAGAGTTTGTTCGAAACGGATTTTTCACTACTTTTTTCTGAACCTTCCAAAGATGACCCCAATGCCAATACGCAATGTATTAGAAGTCTTTTTAATGCACCAAAAACTGGAGAGTACTACGCTTCTAGTCAAGAGAACAGATTTTATGTATTGGGATTGTCCCCAAATGCCGCAAGGTTATCTGTACGATTCTGGTTGGTTGGCGAAATTTCTGAGTTTGCGAAGCATATCCGGCAACATTTCATTGATTTGGGAATTCAGAAGTCGGCATCCGAACCAGAATACTATTCGATTTGGCGATTACTCATACAAACTGCTCAACAAGGAAAAACTGAGAATATACCACCGAATATTAGTGGTGATTTTATGCAAGCAATATTGTTGGGTAAGCCATATCCCCAGAGTCTTCTCCAAGCGGTGCTACGACGAATTAAAAGTGATAGTGAGCATAGAGTAAATCCACCTCGTGCTGCATTGATAAAAGCATTTCTTAATAGATTAATGAGATATCACCCGGAATCGGATGAAAAGGAGTTGCAGATGGCATTGGATATTGAACAAACGTCAATTGGGTATCAGTTAGGAAGATTGATGGCCGCTTTGGAAAAGATACAGGAGGAAGCAAATCCAGGTATTAATTCCACAATCACTGATCGCTATTATGGTGCAGCGTGCAGCACTCCAGTCACCGTGTTTGGGACGCTGATGCGATTAATGCGGTATCACTTGGATAAAATTGAAACTCAGGGACGTCGAGTGTATTTTGAGAAGCTTGTTGGAGAGATTGTAGGTAGAATCTCTGAATTTCCAGCACATTTAGGAATTTATGAACAAGGAAAGTTTGCCGTTGGTTATTACCATCAGAGACAAGCTTTTTATACCAAGAAAGATAGTGAATAA
- the cas7c gene encoding type I-C CRISPR-associated protein Cas7/Csd2, giving the protein MEMSKRYDFVLFFDVRDGNPNGDPDAGNLPRIDPETGEGLITDVCLKRKIRNFVGLVKGDRPPYEIYIKEKAILNNTNKRAYIALGVDLEKDTGKRKGGDKTEEAKAWMCKNFFDIRTFGAVMTTQINCGQVRGPVQLTFARSIDPVFTAEHSITRMAVTTEKEAEKQAGDNRTMGRKFTIPYGLYKAHGFISPSLANQTGFSTEDLELLWDALQKMFDLDHSAARGLMSTQRLIIFEHESKFGDKPVQDLFTRIEVKRNTTGTPARSFSDYSVLLDGSPLTQVMTVVKA; this is encoded by the coding sequence ATGGAAATGTCGAAGCGTTATGATTTTGTGTTGTTTTTTGATGTGAGAGATGGCAATCCGAATGGAGATCCAGATGCTGGAAATTTGCCTAGAATTGATCCAGAAACTGGAGAGGGATTGATTACCGATGTATGTCTGAAGCGAAAGATACGTAACTTTGTTGGCTTGGTAAAGGGAGACCGGCCTCCCTACGAAATATATATCAAGGAAAAGGCAATTTTGAATAATACAAACAAGCGTGCCTATATCGCACTTGGTGTAGATTTGGAAAAGGATACAGGTAAACGAAAAGGAGGAGATAAGACTGAGGAAGCGAAAGCTTGGATGTGCAAAAACTTCTTTGACATAAGAACATTTGGGGCTGTCATGACAACACAAATCAATTGTGGGCAAGTTAGGGGACCTGTACAACTGACTTTTGCTCGTTCTATAGATCCTGTATTTACTGCTGAGCATAGTATCACCAGAATGGCTGTAACTACTGAAAAAGAAGCTGAAAAGCAAGCAGGCGATAATAGGACTATGGGCCGGAAATTTACCATACCGTATGGTTTGTATAAAGCTCATGGGTTTATATCTCCTTCTCTTGCTAATCAGACAGGATTCTCAACCGAAGACCTTGAATTGCTTTGGGATGCTCTCCAAAAAATGTTTGACCTTGATCATTCAGCTGCAAGAGGTTTGATGAGCACACAACGTTTGATAATTTTTGAGCATGAGTCAAAGTTTGGTGATAAACCAGTTCAAGATCTTTTCACCAGAATAGAAGTAAAGAGAAATACTACTGGGACACCTGCACGCTCATTTTCGGATTACTCTGTTTTACTTGATGGTTCTCCCTTGACCCAAGTTATGACAGTGGTGAAGGCATAA
- the cas4 gene encoding CRISPR-associated protein Cas4: MSENDFVMISALQHALYCERQFALIHLEQIWSDNLYTAEGELLHAHVDVPHHEKRRRFKQEFSLHIRSEQYGIIGICDLVEYEFDENNTIQNISPVEFKRGRKKPSHVDLVQLCAQALCLDEMTGYSVTYGQIYYLQEHRRTQIYFDESLIEETKYLIERCRAILISQTTPKADYSAMKCKNCSLLDICFPERIGAGGMSVSRFLEEQVRIVKEGITK; encoded by the coding sequence ATGAGTGAAAATGATTTCGTAATGATTTCAGCCTTGCAACATGCTCTGTATTGTGAAAGACAGTTTGCATTAATTCACCTTGAGCAGATTTGGAGTGATAACCTGTACACAGCTGAAGGAGAATTGCTACATGCACATGTAGATGTTCCTCACCATGAGAAGAGAAGACGTTTTAAACAAGAATTCTCGTTGCATATCCGTTCAGAGCAGTATGGGATAATTGGAATATGTGACTTGGTGGAATATGAGTTTGATGAGAACAACACTATTCAAAATATCTCTCCTGTAGAATTCAAAAGGGGGAGGAAGAAACCATCTCATGTAGATCTTGTGCAGTTATGTGCTCAAGCCTTGTGTCTCGATGAGATGACAGGATATTCGGTTACTTATGGTCAAATATATTACTTGCAAGAACATAGACGAACACAAATTTATTTTGATGAATCATTGATTGAAGAGACGAAATATCTCATAGAACGTTGTAGAGCTATTCTCATCAGTCAGACTACACCTAAGGCTGATTATTCTGCAATGAAATGTAAAAACTGCTCTCTCCTTGATATATGTTTTCCAGAACGTATCGGAGCAGGTGGAATGTCAGTTTCTCGGTTTCTTGAGGAGCAAGTGCGAATAGTAAAAGAAGGGATTACCAAGTGA
- the cas1c gene encoding type I-C CRISPR-associated endonuclease Cas1c has product MLNTLYVTTQGSYIHKDNETIVVEANREKVLQLPIHTIGSIVCFGNVLCSPFLLGFCAERDISISFLTEHGKFLASLRSPVSGNVLLRRNQYRFADSEDISFDIAKNIVLGKIVNSKVVLNRAIRDHGTKIDIQKIRESTQGIDWLLEKVAVINTLDELRGHEGQAAAIYFSGFSQMIVSQQEDFPFTGRNRRPPTDAVNAMLSYIYTIVSHDVRSALETVGLDPSVGFLHRDRPGRYGLALDLMEEFRPFIADRLVLSLINRRQVQKRNFTQALTRSVTMDDKARKTLLVSYQERKQDKIYHPYIKEEVPIGLLFFIQATLLARYIRGDIDGYPPFIWR; this is encoded by the coding sequence ATGCTCAACACTTTATATGTAACAACACAGGGCTCCTATATCCATAAGGATAATGAGACAATTGTTGTTGAAGCTAACCGTGAAAAAGTATTACAACTGCCTATCCATACAATTGGAAGCATTGTGTGTTTTGGCAATGTGCTTTGTTCTCCGTTTCTTCTTGGCTTTTGTGCGGAACGTGATATATCTATTTCGTTTCTCACAGAACATGGTAAGTTCTTGGCTTCTTTAAGATCTCCTGTGTCAGGGAATGTATTATTGAGGAGAAACCAATATCGATTTGCTGATTCTGAAGATATTTCATTCGATATTGCTAAGAATATTGTCCTAGGGAAAATAGTTAACAGCAAAGTGGTGCTCAATAGGGCGATACGTGATCATGGTACAAAAATAGATATACAAAAAATTAGAGAATCTACTCAGGGGATAGATTGGTTGCTTGAGAAAGTAGCAGTAATTAATACTCTTGATGAATTGAGAGGACATGAAGGTCAGGCAGCTGCTATTTATTTTAGTGGATTCTCTCAAATGATTGTTTCGCAACAGGAAGATTTTCCCTTTACGGGTAGAAATCGCAGACCTCCTACAGATGCAGTGAATGCGATGCTTTCTTATATCTATACAATCGTATCACACGATGTTCGTTCTGCATTGGAGACGGTTGGGTTGGACCCGTCTGTTGGTTTTCTTCATAGGGATAGACCTGGTCGCTATGGGTTAGCTTTGGACCTAATGGAAGAATTTCGTCCATTTATTGCAGATCGATTAGTGCTCTCTCTTATAAATAGGCGGCAAGTGCAGAAGAGGAATTTTACTCAAGCACTGACACGGAGTGTCACGATGGATGATAAAGCGAGAAAAACGTTATTGGTTTCATATCAGGAACGAAAACAGGATAAGATTTACCATCCATATATAAAAGAAGAAGTACCAATTGGGTTATTGTTCTTTATCCAGGCAACTTTGTTAGCAAGATATATTAGAGGTGATATTGATGGGTATCCACCCTTTATTTGGAGATGA
- the cas2 gene encoding CRISPR-associated endonuclease Cas2: MLVLVSYDVKVTSSGGAKRLRQVAKECTNFGQRVQYSVFECVINPAQWVDLKNRLEKIINPSIDSLRYYYLGSNWKRKVEHIGAKETLDIEAPIII, from the coding sequence ATGTTGGTATTGGTGAGTTACGATGTTAAGGTTACTAGTAGTGGTGGAGCAAAAAGACTAAGGCAAGTTGCAAAAGAATGCACAAATTTCGGGCAACGTGTTCAGTACTCTGTTTTTGAGTGTGTAATTAATCCTGCACAATGGGTGGACCTAAAGAATAGATTAGAAAAAATTATCAATCCCTCTATTGATAGCCTTAGATATTATTATCTTGGCTCAAACTGGAAGCGGAAAGTTGAACATATCGGTGCAAAAGAGACTTTGGATATTGAGGCTCCTATTATTATATAA
- a CDS encoding pyridoxal-phosphate dependent enzyme, with amino-acid sequence MRFTYECCDCGSIYETDEVFYQCPSCAKENDGTSFPKGNVIVKLNKEDVEILAKQDHVSMYDFFPYPVPDKDVYPVGGTPVAKPKRLATKYGLKNLACKLDSALPSGSFKDRASQLIAAQALYHNQNKIALASTGNAGAAMSCAGAAYGLEIVLFVPATAPVNKLMQSVLYGATVVPVKGSYDDAFALSIAYTDEFGGINRNTAYNPMTIEGKKSVSIELFEQLGRKVPDVVYVPVGDGCIFAGVYKGFYDLKEAGLIEKVPQLVCAQSKQSNAISTAWKSGDFTNLPKATTRADSISVESPANGRMAVRYINESNGWATEVDDSEILDAQFELAKEAGIFVEPAAACAWAALRADSEMLREKFGEDVEVCCLLTGTGFKDMAVFEGKVSIPEAIENSKEAVRNRFK; translated from the coding sequence ATGCGTTTTACCTATGAATGTTGTGACTGTGGATCAATCTATGAGACGGATGAGGTATTCTATCAATGCCCTTCCTGTGCCAAAGAGAATGATGGCACCTCATTTCCCAAAGGGAATGTGATTGTAAAATTGAATAAGGAAGATGTAGAGATACTTGCAAAGCAGGACCATGTCTCTATGTATGATTTCTTCCCCTACCCGGTCCCTGACAAGGATGTCTATCCTGTGGGAGGGACTCCTGTAGCAAAACCAAAACGGCTTGCCACCAAGTACGGACTGAAGAACTTGGCATGCAAGCTTGACAGTGCACTCCCCTCAGGGTCCTTCAAGGATCGTGCAAGCCAATTGATCGCTGCCCAGGCTCTTTATCATAACCAGAACAAGATTGCCTTGGCATCCACGGGAAATGCAGGAGCTGCAATGAGTTGTGCAGGTGCTGCCTATGGTCTTGAGATTGTGCTCTTTGTACCGGCAACCGCACCAGTGAATAAGCTGATGCAGAGTGTATTGTACGGGGCTACTGTTGTTCCGGTAAAGGGAAGCTATGACGATGCATTTGCACTCTCCATTGCCTATACCGATGAGTTCGGAGGAATCAACAGGAATACTGCTTACAACCCTATGACCATCGAAGGAAAGAAGAGTGTTTCCATTGAGCTTTTCGAGCAGCTGGGGCGTAAGGTACCAGACGTGGTGTATGTACCTGTAGGTGATGGTTGTATCTTCGCTGGTGTTTACAAGGGCTTCTATGACCTAAAGGAAGCTGGTTTAATCGAGAAAGTCCCTCAACTTGTTTGTGCACAGAGCAAGCAGAGCAATGCGATCAGCACCGCTTGGAAGAGCGGTGATTTCACCAACCTGCCAAAGGCAACCACCCGTGCAGATTCAATCAGCGTAGAGAGCCCTGCTAACGGTAGAATGGCGGTAAGGTACATCAACGAGAGTAATGGCTGGGCAACAGAGGTGGATGATTCAGAGATCCTTGATGCTCAGTTTGAGCTTGCCAAGGAAGCGGGTATTTTCGTAGAGCCTGCAGCTGCTTGTGCATGGGCAGCGCTTAGAGCTGATAGCGAAATGCTTAGAGAGAAGTTTGGTGAGGATGTTGAAGTTTGTTGCTTACTTACCGGTACTGGCTTCAAGGATATGGCTGTTTTTGAGGGTAAAGTCTCCATACCAGAGGCAATCGAGAACAGCAAAGAGGCGGTCAGAAATCGATTCAAGTAA
- a CDS encoding pyridoxal-phosphate dependent enzyme produces MLINLNVNEEVRKKNIQRCREKNILLPTFKQMMDPSTVPADIKEKLTHVGLWDVDPTNLFRITWNNEPTKQGGTFGGVNYIEVPHEITGVKARILALVGKWFPTGAHKVGATYGCLAPALVSGNFDSVHQQAVWPSTGNYCRGGAYNSALLNCESIAILPEEMSQERFNWLKEVAGEVIATPGCESNVKEIFDKCHELDAERGNNIVIFNQFDQFGNYLWHYKVTGAAILEALKKENVAPENVRGYVSATGSGGTLAAGDFLKEHFHNLKIVAAEALQCPTLLRNGFGGHRIEGIGDKHVPWVHNVKNTDMIAAVDDQDCMDLYRLFNDPVGIKYLKKMGVDSKAIDELQFYGISGIGNVLAAMKMAKYYEMDEEDVIITVLTDSSEMYTSRLKEQDEIQGKFDESAAIRALAACAHAQGIDNLKELNYYDRLAVHNLKYYTWVEQQGKTYEEINAQWYDKNYWKDIPKMADQIDELIEAFNKEVLAK; encoded by the coding sequence ATGCTAATTAATTTGAATGTCAATGAAGAAGTACGGAAAAAGAATATCCAACGTTGTAGGGAGAAAAACATTTTACTTCCTACGTTTAAGCAGATGATGGATCCTTCAACCGTACCTGCTGATATTAAAGAGAAACTTACCCATGTAGGACTTTGGGATGTCGATCCGACGAACCTATTCAGAATTACCTGGAATAACGAACCTACCAAACAGGGCGGAACCTTCGGTGGTGTTAACTATATTGAAGTACCTCATGAAATTACCGGTGTAAAGGCAAGAATTCTTGCCTTGGTCGGCAAGTGGTTCCCTACCGGTGCTCATAAAGTAGGCGCAACCTATGGTTGTCTCGCTCCCGCTTTGGTTTCTGGAAACTTTGACTCCGTTCACCAGCAGGCTGTTTGGCCTTCCACCGGTAACTACTGCCGTGGTGGTGCATACAACAGTGCACTCCTGAACTGTGAATCCATTGCAATTCTTCCTGAAGAAATGAGCCAGGAACGATTCAATTGGCTGAAAGAAGTTGCAGGCGAAGTGATTGCAACCCCAGGCTGTGAGTCCAATGTAAAGGAAATTTTTGACAAGTGCCATGAACTTGATGCTGAAAGAGGCAACAATATTGTTATTTTCAATCAGTTCGACCAGTTCGGTAACTACCTCTGGCATTATAAGGTAACTGGAGCTGCAATCCTCGAAGCACTCAAGAAAGAGAATGTCGCCCCTGAGAACGTCCGCGGGTATGTTTCAGCTACCGGTAGTGGCGGCACACTGGCTGCAGGCGATTTCCTTAAGGAACATTTCCACAATCTCAAGATTGTGGCTGCTGAAGCACTGCAGTGCCCTACCCTCCTGCGAAATGGATTTGGGGGTCACCGCATTGAAGGTATCGGAGACAAGCACGTTCCCTGGGTACACAATGTAAAGAATACCGATATGATCGCTGCAGTTGATGACCAGGACTGCATGGACCTCTATCGCTTGTTCAATGATCCTGTTGGTATCAAGTACCTCAAGAAGATGGGCGTTGACTCCAAAGCCATCGACGAGTTGCAGTTCTATGGTATCAGTGGTATCGGCAATGTCTTGGCAGCAATGAAGATGGCAAAGTACTATGAGATGGATGAAGAGGATGTGATCATCACAGTCCTTACCGACAGCTCAGAGATGTACACCTCCCGCTTGAAGGAGCAGGATGAGATCCAGGGCAAGTTCGACGAGAGTGCAGCAATCCGCGCACTTGCAGCTTGTGCTCACGCACAGGGCATCGACAACCTGAAGGAACTCAACTACTACGATCGTCTGGCTGTACACAACCTGAAGTACTATACTTGGGTTGAACAGCAGGGCAAGACCTATGAGGAAATCAATGCACAGTGGTATGATAAGAACTACTGGAAGGATATTCCCAAAATGGCTGACCAGATTGACGAGTTGATCGAAGCGTTCAACAAGGAAGTCTTGGCTAAATAG
- the ygfK gene encoding putative selenate reductase subunit YgfK translates to MGDIMRPVPFTELISRIVGEYRNHHTIFGIAEEQFYHESGKHSLNVFSQSCATPCGPAAGPHTQLAQNIIASYLVGGRFMELKTVQVLDTLEIEKPCIDARDEGYNVEWSSEFTLPKAWDEYAKAWIILHLLEAVMQKGKFEKPSFIFNMSVGYNLEGIKTEKMQKFIDSMIDARKDERFSEYLQELEVLIEEGLFEGTPWEGLEKKVKGISEKISWNISPSTTLSTMHGCPPKEIEAICSYMLTEKKVDTFVKLNPTLLGFDTVRTILDDLGFDYLTLSRESFEHDLQYPDAIAMLHRLVDLAKKEGRGFGVKLTNTLGSVNDQGVLPGGEMYMSGRTLLPISTTVGLKLSKEFDGKLPISYSGGANAFTIKALFESGIRPITLATDMLKPGGYTRMKQLVEILEESDAWKMDGIDVEKLEKLSEDARAGKYAVAEKDFRGTDTVKIGEKLPLFDCYVAPCQTACPIHQDVPEYVQLVGQGRYGEALAVIYDKNALPSITGHICDHQCQLHCTRMDYEGAVRIRDMKRIAVENGFEEYKQLWEGPTDKAEIKAAVVGSGPAGLSAAYFLARAGFDTAVFEREESAGGVVRHVIPGFRLPVEAIESDVEFIKAHGVQFNYGVDAEKMTVEALRAQGYSRIFYAIGSEVDNDIPLQGDRSRVRPSLSFLSAFRKDPSTLSLGKHVVVVGGGNTAMDSARAATRIKGVEKVSVIYRRTEKEMPADHEEYGMAQDENVEFIFLANPERFDGNMLTVRKMELGEMDASGRRRPVATEETFTIEADTMITAIGEHADTEKLTWYGVPVNEKGWAKADEETKESEVSDVYVIGDAQSGPSTVVRCIASARSAVEAAIDKVLGPEEEEHEHVHDEHCDHDHEDDDAFEEEEMSDEERVQLEKDENEFFADVTEKKSKILSPKEFGDKKFAATEAARCMECSYLCNKCVDVCPNRANVAIDVRNLGLFADPFQILHLDAYCNECGNCETFCPYDGGPYRKKFTLFSRKDDFENSENSGFFAEGEDILVRLDGKTYECEMDADGILVGEEEGITDEVAALIEEVYTSYSYLLGYVEA, encoded by the coding sequence ATGGGAGACATTATGCGCCCAGTTCCCTTCACGGAACTTATTAGCCGTATCGTTGGTGAGTACAGAAATCACCATACCATATTCGGTATTGCCGAAGAACAATTTTATCATGAGAGCGGCAAGCACAGCCTGAACGTATTCTCCCAGAGTTGTGCCACACCCTGCGGGCCTGCTGCAGGCCCCCACACCCAGTTGGCCCAGAATATCATCGCAAGCTATCTTGTCGGTGGTAGGTTCATGGAGTTGAAGACAGTCCAGGTGCTTGATACCCTGGAGATTGAGAAACCCTGTATTGATGCACGAGATGAGGGATACAACGTTGAGTGGTCCAGTGAGTTTACCCTTCCCAAAGCATGGGACGAGTATGCAAAAGCCTGGATTATCCTGCATCTGCTGGAAGCAGTAATGCAGAAAGGAAAGTTCGAGAAACCTTCCTTTATCTTTAACATGTCTGTTGGGTACAACTTGGAAGGCATCAAGACAGAGAAGATGCAGAAATTCATTGACTCCATGATCGATGCACGTAAAGATGAACGCTTTTCTGAGTACTTGCAGGAGCTGGAAGTGCTGATTGAAGAAGGGTTGTTTGAAGGCACTCCTTGGGAAGGGCTCGAAAAGAAGGTCAAAGGCATCAGTGAGAAGATCAGCTGGAATATCAGCCCATCGACTACGCTCAGCACGATGCATGGATGTCCTCCAAAAGAAATTGAAGCCATCTGCAGCTATATGCTGACAGAGAAGAAGGTAGACACCTTTGTAAAGCTCAACCCAACCTTGCTCGGATTTGATACGGTTCGTACAATACTTGATGATCTCGGGTTTGATTACCTTACCCTCAGCAGGGAAAGCTTTGAGCACGACCTGCAATACCCCGATGCAATTGCCATGTTGCATCGCCTGGTTGACCTCGCAAAGAAAGAGGGCAGAGGTTTTGGTGTAAAACTGACCAACACCCTTGGATCAGTGAACGACCAGGGAGTACTTCCCGGCGGTGAGATGTACATGTCAGGCCGTACCTTGCTTCCTATCTCCACAACTGTGGGACTCAAGCTCAGTAAGGAGTTTGACGGCAAACTCCCTATCAGCTACAGTGGTGGGGCCAATGCCTTTACGATCAAAGCATTATTTGAGAGTGGTATCAGGCCTATTACCCTGGCAACTGATATGCTCAAGCCAGGTGGCTACACCCGCATGAAACAGCTTGTGGAAATCCTTGAAGAGAGTGATGCCTGGAAGATGGATGGCATTGATGTTGAGAAACTCGAAAAGCTCTCAGAGGATGCACGAGCGGGTAAGTATGCCGTAGCTGAAAAAGACTTCAGGGGAACTGATACCGTGAAGATTGGGGAGAAGCTCCCCCTCTTTGATTGCTATGTTGCACCTTGCCAGACTGCTTGTCCGATCCATCAGGACGTACCAGAGTATGTACAGCTTGTTGGCCAGGGCCGCTATGGCGAAGCCTTGGCAGTCATCTACGACAAGAACGCACTTCCCTCCATCACCGGTCACATCTGTGACCACCAGTGCCAACTGCACTGTACCCGCATGGATTATGAGGGAGCAGTTCGTATCCGTGATATGAAGCGTATTGCAGTAGAGAACGGATTTGAGGAGTACAAGCAGCTCTGGGAAGGTCCAACTGACAAAGCTGAAATCAAGGCTGCAGTTGTTGGCTCAGGTCCTGCAGGACTTTCTGCGGCATATTTCCTTGCGAGAGCAGGTTTCGATACCGCGGTCTTCGAGAGGGAAGAGAGTGCAGGTGGTGTCGTTCGCCATGTCATCCCTGGATTTCGCCTTCCTGTGGAAGCAATTGAGAGTGATGTCGAATTCATCAAGGCTCACGGTGTACAGTTCAATTATGGAGTAGATGCAGAGAAAATGACCGTAGAAGCACTACGTGCTCAAGGTTACTCCCGTATCTTCTACGCAATCGGAAGTGAAGTGGACAATGATATTCCCTTGCAGGGGGACCGGAGCAGGGTAAGACCCTCTCTCTCCTTCCTCTCTGCATTCAGGAAAGATCCATCAACCCTATCCCTTGGCAAGCATGTTGTGGTTGTCGGTGGTGGAAACACTGCGATGGACAGCGCACGAGCCGCTACCAGGATCAAGGGTGTTGAGAAGGTTTCGGTAATCTATCGAAGAACCGAGAAGGAGATGCCGGCTGACCATGAAGAGTATGGAATGGCACAGGATGAGAATGTTGAGTTCATCTTCCTTGCAAATCCTGAACGCTTCGATGGCAATATGCTCACTGTCCGAAAGATGGAACTCGGTGAAATGGATGCCAGCGGAAGACGAAGACCCGTGGCGACCGAAGAGACCTTCACCATTGAAGCAGACACCATGATCACTGCAATTGGTGAACATGCCGATACTGAGAAGCTTACTTGGTACGGAGTGCCTGTCAACGAGAAGGGTTGGGCTAAGGCAGATGAGGAGACCAAGGAGTCTGAAGTTTCAGATGTATACGTCATTGGTGACGCACAGAGTGGCCCTTCTACTGTGGTAAGGTGTATCGCAAGTGCTCGTTCGGCGGTTGAAGCCGCCATCGACAAGGTGCTTGGTCCTGAAGAGGAAGAGCACGAACATGTGCACGATGAGCATTGTGACCATGACCACGAAGATGATGATGCATTTGAAGAAGAAGAGATGAGCGACGAAGAGAGGGTGCAGCTCGAAAAGGATGAGAATGAGTTCTTCGCAGACGTAACTGAAAAGAAGAGCAAAATTCTCTCTCCGAAGGAGTTCGGTGATAAGAAATTTGCAGCAACTGAGGCTGCTCGCTGTATGGAATGCTCCTACCTCTGTAATAAGTGTGTGGATGTATGTCCGAACCGCGCAAACGTTGCAATTGATGTAAGGAATCTCGGGTTGTTTGCAGACCCCTTCCAGATTCTCCACCTCGATGCATACTGCAACGAGTGTGGCAACTGTGAAACGTTCTGTCCCTACGATGGCGGCCCCTATCGCAAGAAGTTCACGCTCTTCAGCCGAAAGGATGATTTTGAGAACTCAGAGAACAGTGGATTCTTCGCAGAAGGTGAGGATATCCTGGTTCGCCTCGATGGGAAAACCTACGAGTGCGAGATGGACGCAGACGGTATCCTGGTAGGGGAAGAGGAAGGCATTACTGATGAGGTTGCCGCCTTGATCGAAGAGGTATACACCTCATACAGCTACCTGCTTGGATATGTAGAAGCGTAA